A stretch of Bradyrhizobium diazoefficiens DNA encodes these proteins:
- a CDS encoding TrbC/VirB2 family protein: MSNRNMSHRNRVPHWSVSIALLGAVLFMSPPAWAAGSNMPWEQPLNQILQSVEGPVAKIIAVIIIVVTGLTLAFGDSSGGFRRLIQIVFGLSIAFAASSFFLSFFSFGGGVVV; this comes from the coding sequence ATGAGCAACCGAAACATGAGCCATCGAAACCGAGTGCCGCATTGGAGCGTTTCCATCGCGCTACTCGGTGCGGTCCTGTTCATGAGTCCGCCCGCCTGGGCCGCCGGCTCCAACATGCCCTGGGAGCAGCCGCTCAATCAGATCCTGCAGTCGGTCGAAGGACCGGTCGCCAAAATCATCGCCGTCATCATCATCGTCGTCACGGGCCTGACGCTGGCATTCGGCGATAGCTCGGGCGGCTTTCGCAGGCTGATTCAGATCGTGTTCGGGCTTTCGATTGCGTTTGCAGCTTCGAGCTTCTTCTTGTCGTTTTTCTCATTCGGCGGCGGGGTGGTGGTGTGA
- the trbB gene encoding P-type conjugative transfer ATPase TrbB, whose translation MLRSALGLAIARYLEDDAIVEVMLNPDGRLWVDRLSSGLTDTGEQLSAADGERIIRLVAHHVGAEVHAAAPRISAELPETGERFEGLLPPVVTAPAFAIRKPAVAVFTLDDYARVGIMTADHAAALRQAVASRKNILVAGGTSTGKTTLTNALLAEVAKTSDRVVLIEDTRELQCKAPNLVALRTKDGVVSLSDLVRSSLRLRPDRIPIGEVRGAEALDLLKAWGTGHPGGIGTIHAGTALGALRRLEQLIQEAVMTVPRALIAETINVVAVLSGRGAERRLAELARVNGLGAAGDYSLSPAGDFT comes from the coding sequence GAAGACGATGCGATCGTCGAGGTGATGCTGAACCCTGACGGCCGATTGTGGGTCGACCGGCTCTCCAGCGGATTGACTGACACAGGTGAACAACTCTCCGCCGCCGATGGCGAGCGCATCATTCGCCTGGTGGCGCATCATGTCGGGGCCGAGGTCCACGCCGCCGCGCCCCGTATTTCTGCCGAACTCCCCGAGACCGGAGAGCGGTTTGAAGGCCTATTGCCGCCTGTCGTCACGGCACCAGCATTCGCCATTCGCAAGCCCGCCGTCGCGGTCTTCACGCTCGACGACTATGCCAGGGTAGGCATCATGACGGCCGATCACGCCGCGGCACTGCGCCAGGCCGTGGCCTCGCGCAAAAACATCCTGGTCGCTGGCGGTACATCAACGGGCAAGACCACGCTCACAAATGCATTGCTTGCCGAGGTCGCGAAGACCAGTGACCGGGTCGTGCTGATCGAGGACACGCGCGAGTTGCAATGCAAAGCGCCGAATCTGGTCGCGCTGCGCACCAAGGATGGCGTGGTCTCGCTCTCGGATCTCGTGCGCTCCTCACTTCGGCTGCGTCCGGACCGCATTCCCATTGGCGAGGTGCGGGGCGCTGAGGCTCTTGATCTCCTCAAGGCGTGGGGCACCGGTCATCCCGGCGGGATCGGCACCATCCATGCGGGCACTGCGCTCGGCGCACTACGCCGGCTCGAGCAGCTCATCCAGGAGGCCGTGATGACCGTGCCGCGCGCCCTGATCGCCGAAACCATCAACGTCGTTGCGGTCCTGTCCGGGCGCGGTGCCGAGCGCCGGCTTGCCGAACTTGCGCGCGTCAACGGCCTCGGAGCGGCCGGGGATTACAGCCTTTCACCAGCAGGAGACTTCACATGA
- a CDS encoding VirB3 family type IV secretion system protein: MDEPVAGFIAPVHRALTEPILMGGAPRSVAIVNGTLAAALGLGLRLWIAGLLLWAIGHAAAVWAAKRDPAFVEVVRRHLRVPAHLNI, encoded by the coding sequence ATGGACGAGCCTGTCGCAGGATTTATCGCGCCGGTGCATCGGGCGCTGACGGAGCCGATCCTGATGGGCGGAGCACCCCGGTCGGTCGCCATCGTTAACGGCACGCTCGCCGCAGCCCTTGGGCTCGGACTGCGCTTGTGGATCGCCGGTCTCCTGCTCTGGGCCATTGGTCACGCGGCAGCTGTCTGGGCTGCCAAGCGAGACCCCGCATTCGTCGAAGTGGTGCGCCGTCACCTGCGCGTCCCAGCCCATCTCAACATCTAG